Proteins encoded within one genomic window of Candidatus Dadabacteria bacterium:
- a CDS encoding ankyrin repeat domain-containing protein — protein GHTEAIRELLKAGANIEARDNLLGNTALIWAAREGQTEAIRELLKAGADKRARDDYGGTAFDAWQEYRKDHPDFWRISNLLRP, from the coding sequence GGTCACACCGAAGCAATCCGGGAGTTGCTGAAAGCAGGGGCGAATATTGAGGCAAGGGATAATCTCCTCGGCAATACGGCTCTGATATGGGCGGCGCGGGAAGGGCAAACCGAAGCAATACGCGAGTTGCTGAAGGCGGGGGCGGATAAACGGGCAAGGGATGATTACGGCGGGACGGCTTTTGATGCGTGGCAAGAATACCGGAAAGACCATCCTGACTTTTGGCGAATCTCAAACTTGCTCCGTCCCTAA
- a CDS encoding sulfurtransferase TusA family protein — protein MPSKADHFIDITDEVCPMTSVKTRLKLKGMKPGGVLEVRVRGGEPVENLPGTIEREGHKVLEVRKEESFYTVLIERG, from the coding sequence ATGCCAAGCAAAGCCGACCATTTCATAGACATAACGGACGAGGTCTGCCCGATGACCTCGGTCAAAACCCGTCTCAAACTGAAAGGCATGAAGCCCGGCGGCGTTCTTGAGGTTCGCGTCCGGGGGGGCGAGCCCGTTGAAAACCTGCCCGGCACGATTGAGCGCGAGGGGCACAAGGTTCTGGAAGTGAGAAAGGAAGAGTCGTTCTACACCGTTCTGATAGAGCGCGGCTGA
- a CDS encoding cysteine synthase family protein — protein sequence MSEPATGYVSGGSVVDLIGDTPLLKLEKIADIPPDVEIYAKAEWLNPGGSVKDRAARKMVSEAVRNGELKGGRSIMDSSSGNTAIAYAMIGAALGIPVTIVAPENINAERKKTIEAFGAGIVYSDPIEGSDGAILLARKLKERDSGKYFMPDQYNNPLNPLAHYETTGPEIWEQTGGRVTHFIAGAGTSGTIMGVSRRLKELNPRIRTFAAQPAEAIHGLEGLKHMETSIVPGIYDPAGFDETVFVSTEDAYAMMESMVRREGLFVGHSGGAAVCAAVGKAQTLESGVIVTVLPDSGMRYLSEKLWW from the coding sequence ATGAGCGAGCCCGCAACCGGATATGTGAGCGGCGGTTCTGTCGTTGACCTTATAGGCGACACCCCCCTGCTGAAACTGGAAAAGATAGCGGACATTCCGCCGGATGTTGAGATTTACGCCAAAGCCGAGTGGCTGAATCCGGGAGGGTCGGTAAAAGACCGCGCCGCCCGCAAAATGGTTTCAGAAGCCGTCCGAAACGGCGAATTGAAAGGCGGACGCTCCATAATGGATTCCTCGTCCGGCAACACCGCGATAGCCTACGCGATGATAGGGGCGGCGCTCGGTATTCCGGTAACCATAGTCGCGCCGGAAAACATCAACGCCGAAAGGAAAAAAACCATTGAGGCGTTCGGCGCGGGCATAGTTTATTCCGACCCCATTGAGGGCTCGGACGGGGCTATCCTCCTCGCGCGCAAACTCAAGGAGCGGGATTCCGGCAAATACTTCATGCCGGACCAATACAACAACCCGCTCAACCCGCTCGCCCACTACGAGACCACAGGCCCCGAAATATGGGAGCAGACGGGCGGGCGCGTTACACATTTCATAGCGGGCGCGGGAACAAGCGGGACAATTATGGGCGTTTCCCGCCGGTTGAAGGAACTGAACCCCCGGATACGGACATTTGCCGCCCAGCCCGCCGAAGCCATTCACGGCCTTGAGGGACTAAAGCACATGGAGACCTCAATAGTGCCGGGCATATACGACCCCGCCGGTTTTGATGAAACCGTTTTTGTCTCCACCGAAGATGCCTATGCGATGATGGAGTCCATGGTGAGGAGGGAGGGCCTTTTTGTCGGACATTCGGGCGGGGCGGCTGTTTGCGCCGCTGTCGGGAAGGCGCAAACCCTTGAAAGCGGGGTTATAGTAACGGTGCTTCCCGACAGCGGCATGCGTTACCTGAGCGAAAAATTGTGGTGGTAG
- a CDS encoding M67 family metallopeptidase has product MVEISKSAFEAMKSHAERGYPAEVCGVMAGGGARVEESMECENLNTERAHDRYELDPASFNEADSAAREKGLGIVGIYHSHPDHPARPSETDRQRAWSGWGYLIMSVEKGVFKEATLWYLNEQTGRFEKADFSVFS; this is encoded by the coding sequence GTGGTAGAAATATCAAAAAGCGCCTTTGAGGCGATGAAATCTCACGCGGAAAGGGGCTATCCCGCCGAGGTTTGCGGCGTTATGGCGGGCGGGGGCGCGCGTGTGGAGGAAAGCATGGAGTGTGAGAACCTCAACACGGAAAGGGCTCACGACAGATACGAACTTGACCCCGCCTCCTTCAATGAGGCGGATTCCGCGGCAAGGGAAAAAGGGCTCGGCATAGTGGGGATATACCACTCCCACCCCGACCATCCCGCCCGCCCCTCCGAGACAGACAGACAGAGGGCGTGGAGCGGGTGGGGATACCTGATAATGTCGGTGGAAAAGGGCGTGTTCAAAGAGGCGACTCTCTGGTATCTGAATGAGCAAACCGGACGGTTTGAAAAGGCGGATTTTTCCGTTTTTTCCTGA
- a CDS encoding NlpC/P60 family protein, with protein MKRLVALIVVLAVFAAGAAYKFSPEETAPQTAAPADTFVFTYGIRRGDSLSLIARRFGVSFEEIKNANPTLGGIIHPGNILAVPLERSAVAFLHTVQKGESLSSIAGDYGTTVSRLRKLNRMSGEILYEAQKIAVTGSASEARFVVFEVGADDTPEEIARAFGMDVRDIDKMNASNPLWREPGEHALIDTLNYSYSERTRESIVETARAYLGSPYKYGGNSTSTGIDCSAYVKKVFSYFGVNLPRTVRLMHKHAEGLWVAKNRLQKGDLVFFETDRPFPSHIGIYVGGGRFIHASSASGKVVVSPLGQDFYTKTYIGAKRIFINDPFAVASED; from the coding sequence ATGAAAAGACTTGTTGCGCTGATTGTTGTGCTTGCCGTTTTTGCCGCAGGGGCGGCCTATAAGTTTTCGCCGGAGGAAACCGCGCCGCAAACCGCCGCGCCCGCCGACACATTTGTTTTTACCTACGGCATACGGCGGGGTGACTCGCTTTCTCTAATCGCCCGCCGCTTCGGTGTGAGTTTTGAGGAAATCAAAAACGCCAACCCGACCCTCGGCGGCATCATACACCCCGGCAACATTCTCGCCGTTCCGCTTGAGCGGAGCGCCGTTGCTTTTCTCCACACCGTCCAAAAGGGTGAGTCGCTTTCATCCATAGCCGGAGACTACGGAACGACCGTTTCCCGCCTCAGAAAACTGAACCGCATGAGCGGGGAAATCCTCTATGAGGCTCAGAAGATAGCCGTTACGGGCTCCGCCTCGGAAGCAAGGTTTGTCGTGTTTGAGGTTGGCGCGGACGACACGCCGGAAGAGATAGCGCGCGCCTTCGGCATGGACGTGAGGGACATAGATAAGATGAACGCCTCAAACCCGCTCTGGAGAGAGCCGGGCGAGCATGCCCTGATTGACACTCTCAACTATTCCTACTCCGAGCGCACGCGTGAAAGCATTGTGGAGACGGCGCGCGCCTATCTGGGCTCTCCCTACAAATACGGGGGCAACTCAACCTCAACCGGCATAGACTGCTCGGCTTACGTAAAAAAGGTTTTTTCGTATTTCGGCGTGAACCTGCCCCGGACTGTCAGGTTGATGCACAAGCATGCGGAAGGGCTCTGGGTGGCGAAAAACCGTCTTCAGAAAGGAGACCTTGTATTCTTTGAAACCGACAGGCCGTTCCCTTCGCACATTGGCATATATGTGGGCGGCGGCAGGTTTATACACGCATCTTCCGCGAGCGGAAAAGTGGTTGTCTCGCCCCTCGGTCAGGACTTTTATACAAAAACCTACATCGGGGCGAAGAGGATTTTCATCAACGACCCGTTCGCGGTTGCCTCCGAAGATTGA
- a CDS encoding tyrosine recombinase XerC, translating to MDKKEIDSLARRFRRHIEYERNLSPATVRAYMTDIGQFADFVVKNGMSPPRMDIRDINRYVADRFARGSKTTTARKMAAVRSFFRFLNTEGVTGGNPAKSAPAPKAERPLPSFLSVDEVTALLKVAGEGEGAAALRDGAMLELAYSSGLRVGELVSLDVGDVDLEQTLVRVMGKGAKERMVPFGSRAAEAVSRYLPARAAMKPLTARLFVGSKRTGITARSVARIVKHYARMAGISKNISPHTLRHSFATHLLASDGGDEKRDKLRAIQMMLGHSSLSSTQKYTHISVEQLMDIYDNTHPRARR from the coding sequence ATGGACAAAAAAGAGATTGACTCCCTCGCGCGCCGTTTCCGGCGTCACATTGAGTATGAGAGAAATCTTTCCCCCGCCACCGTCCGCGCCTACATGACGGACATAGGGCAGTTTGCGGACTTTGTTGTGAAAAACGGCATGAGTCCGCCCCGGATGGACATAAGGGACATCAACCGCTATGTGGCGGACAGGTTTGCCCGCGGCTCAAAAACAACAACGGCGCGAAAGATGGCCGCCGTGCGGTCGTTTTTCAGGTTTCTCAACACGGAGGGGGTAACCGGAGGCAATCCGGCGAAAAGCGCGCCCGCTCCCAAAGCGGAGAGGCCGCTGCCGTCTTTTCTCTCCGTGGACGAGGTGACGGCGTTGCTCAAAGTTGCGGGCGAGGGGGAGGGGGCGGCCGCCCTCAGGGACGGCGCGATGCTTGAACTCGCTTATTCATCGGGGCTCAGGGTGGGGGAGCTTGTGTCGCTGGACGTGGGGGATGTTGACCTTGAGCAGACGCTTGTGAGGGTGATGGGCAAGGGCGCAAAGGAGAGGATGGTTCCTTTCGGCTCGCGGGCGGCGGAGGCGGTTTCCCGCTACCTTCCCGCGCGCGCCGCGATGAAACCGCTGACCGCGCGGCTGTTTGTGGGCTCAAAGCGGACGGGCATAACCGCAAGGAGTGTTGCGAGAATCGTCAAACATTACGCCCGCATGGCGGGTATAAGCAAAAACATTTCCCCCCACACGCTCAGGCACAGTTTTGCCACGCACTTGCTCGCCTCGGACGGCGGCGATGAAAAGAGGGACAAACTTCGCGCCATACAGATGATGCTGGGGCATTCAAGTTTGTCTTCAACGCAAAAATATACGCACATATCGGTTGAACAGTTGATGGACATATATGACAATACTCATCCGAGGGCAAGGAGATGA
- the hslV gene encoding ATP-dependent protease subunit HslV, with protein sequence MTDSAATFHGTTILCVRRDGLTAMGGDGQVTLGDVSVKHTANKLRKIGGGKVCAGFAGSTADAINLFEKFEAKLEESSGNLKRAAVELGKEWRTDRILRRLEALLAVADRENMFIISGGGDILEPDDGIIAIGSGGSYAKAAARALAEFSGLKADEIVRESLLITAGICIYTNEEIRIETV encoded by the coding sequence ATGACGGACAGCGCGGCGACTTTTCACGGAACAACCATACTTTGCGTCCGCCGGGACGGCCTTACCGCCATGGGCGGAGACGGGCAGGTTACGCTCGGCGATGTGTCGGTAAAGCACACCGCCAACAAGTTGCGCAAGATAGGCGGCGGCAAGGTTTGCGCGGGGTTTGCGGGTTCAACGGCGGACGCGATAAACCTTTTTGAAAAGTTTGAGGCGAAACTTGAGGAATCAAGCGGAAACCTGAAACGCGCCGCCGTTGAACTCGGCAAGGAATGGAGAACGGACAGAATTTTGCGGAGACTGGAGGCGCTTCTTGCGGTGGCGGACAGGGAGAACATGTTCATAATCTCCGGCGGCGGAGACATACTTGAGCCGGATGACGGCATAATTGCCATAGGGTCGGGGGGGTCTTACGCGAAGGCGGCGGCGCGCGCGCTGGCGGAGTTTTCGGGGCTTAAAGCGGATGAAATTGTCCGCGAATCGCTTTTGATAACCGCCGGTATTTGTATTTATACAAATGAAGAGATACGGATTGAGACGGTTTGA
- a CDS encoding type II toxin-antitoxin system HicB family antitoxin — MAKTFTLDYYMTDKWYVGSLREVPGVISQGKTLDDLKENIRDAYELMMESYEDDLPKEKIESVEMEVRPD; from the coding sequence GTGGCAAAAACTTTTACACTTGACTACTACATGACCGACAAATGGTATGTCGGTTCCCTGCGCGAAGTCCCCGGAGTAATCAGTCAGGGCAAAACCCTTGATGACCTGAAAGAAAACATTCGGGACGCATACGAATTGATGATGGAATCCTACGAGGATGATCTTCCGAAAGAGAAGATTGAGTCGGTGGAAATGGAAGTGCGCCCCGATTGA
- a CDS encoding type II toxin-antitoxin system HicA family toxin, with amino-acid sequence MKRSQFIRELKSAGCVLKRHGSKHDIYLNPATDKRTSVPRHTELDNGICRDIKKQLGIIPPQETQ; translated from the coding sequence TTGAAACGGTCTCAGTTTATCCGTGAACTTAAGTCTGCGGGTTGTGTGTTGAAAAGGCACGGTTCCAAGCACGACATATACCTCAACCCCGCAACTGATAAAAGAACCTCCGTTCCGAGACATACTGAACTTGATAACGGGATTTGCAGGGATATAAAAAAGCAGTTGGGTATAATCCCGCCTCAGGAGACACAATGA
- the hslU gene encoding ATP-dependent protease ATPase subunit HslU, whose translation MKDDSFFTPREIVSELDKYIIGQEKAKRSVSIALRNRWRRQQVKPEMRDEIVPKNILMIGPTGVGKTEIARRLAKLSQAPFIKVEASKFTEVGYMGRDVESMIRDLTDIAVNMVSGEEAAAVRAKAEEIAEERMLDLLLPPVPSSAGESGGGEADAETAASKAESEKKTREKLRNLLRRGKLDDRTVEVEITATAMPFQVLGTQGVDEIDLNLPEILGNLMPKQTKKKKVEVPAAMEILIREESQKLVDMDKVVKLAVERVENTGIIFIDEIDKIAGGKSNSGPDVSREGVQRDLLPIIEGSNVNTKHGMVKTDHIMFIGAGAFHVSKPSDLIPEIQGRFPVRVELEALGKDEMVKILTETRNALTKQYVALLETEDIKLVFKKDAIERIAETAMEVNMSSENIGARRLHTILETILDDISFRAPDISESKIEITADYVKDKVSGIAANRDLSSYIL comes from the coding sequence ATGAAAGACGACTCTTTTTTCACACCGAGGGAAATCGTTTCCGAACTTGACAAATACATCATCGGGCAGGAAAAAGCCAAACGCTCCGTCTCCATCGCCCTCAGAAACAGATGGCGGCGGCAGCAGGTCAAACCTGAGATGAGAGACGAAATCGTTCCCAAAAACATCCTCATGATAGGGCCCACGGGGGTGGGAAAAACCGAGATCGCGCGGCGGCTTGCCAAACTCTCCCAGGCGCCGTTTATCAAGGTTGAGGCGTCAAAGTTCACCGAGGTCGGCTACATGGGGCGGGACGTTGAGTCCATGATAAGGGACTTGACCGACATAGCGGTCAACATGGTTTCCGGCGAAGAGGCCGCCGCCGTTCGCGCAAAGGCGGAGGAAATCGCCGAAGAGAGAATGCTTGACCTTCTCCTTCCCCCCGTTCCCTCTTCCGCCGGTGAAAGCGGGGGCGGAGAGGCGGACGCGGAAACAGCCGCCTCAAAAGCAGAGTCTGAAAAGAAGACCAGAGAAAAACTGAGAAACCTTCTGCGGCGGGGCAAACTGGACGACAGAACGGTTGAGGTTGAAATAACCGCAACGGCAATGCCGTTTCAGGTTCTGGGAACTCAGGGCGTGGACGAAATAGACCTGAACCTGCCGGAAATACTCGGCAACCTGATGCCCAAACAGACCAAGAAGAAAAAGGTTGAAGTGCCCGCCGCGATGGAAATCCTCATCAGGGAGGAGTCCCAGAAACTGGTGGATATGGACAAGGTGGTCAAACTCGCCGTTGAGAGGGTGGAAAACACCGGAATCATATTCATTGACGAAATAGACAAGATAGCGGGCGGCAAATCAAACTCCGGTCCCGATGTCTCGCGGGAAGGGGTTCAGAGAGACCTTCTGCCGATAATAGAGGGCTCAAACGTCAACACAAAACACGGAATGGTGAAAACAGACCACATAATGTTCATCGGGGCAGGGGCGTTTCATGTGTCAAAACCGTCCGACCTGATACCGGAGATTCAAGGGCGGTTTCCCGTCCGGGTTGAACTTGAGGCGCTGGGCAAGGACGAGATGGTCAAAATCCTTACCGAGACCAGAAACGCGCTTACCAAACAGTATGTCGCGCTACTGGAAACCGAAGACATTAAACTCGTGTTCAAAAAGGACGCCATAGAGCGAATAGCCGAGACCGCAATGGAGGTCAACATGTCGTCCGAAAACATCGGGGCGCGAAGGCTGCACACCATCCTTGAGACCATTCTGGATGACATATCGTTCCGGGCTCCCGACATCTCGGAAAGCAAAATTGAGATAACCGCGGACTATGTGAAGGACAAGGTCTCCGGCATCGCCGCAAACAGGGACTTGAGCAGTTACATACTTTGA
- the argB gene encoding acetylglutamate kinase, with product MDKAKTLAEAFPYIKKFYGKNIVVKYGGSIVDAALEGFARDIALLKFVGMNPVVVHGGGRQIAAALEREGIASDFIAGLRVTDEKTMRTVASVLTGKVNKTIVAAIKRHGAKAAGIAGTDSSTLIASKADVHAIARANEVKIAPDADLGMVGEISRVNTKLLRLYERDGCVPVVAPVGTDGRGGVYNINADHAAGKVASALKAEKLIMLTDVRGVMDGDGKLLSSLTFKQAERLIKNGIISAGMLPKAKCCMDAVEEGVRKAHIVDGRAEHAILLEIFTDAGVGTEIKQ from the coding sequence ATGGACAAAGCAAAAACCCTCGCCGAAGCGTTTCCATACATAAAGAAGTTTTACGGCAAAAACATAGTCGTCAAATACGGCGGCAGCATAGTTGACGCCGCCCTTGAAGGGTTCGCGCGCGACATTGCGCTGCTGAAATTCGTGGGCATGAACCCCGTGGTGGTTCACGGAGGGGGCAGGCAAATCGCCGCCGCCCTTGAGAGGGAGGGCATCGCTTCGGACTTCATCGCCGGACTCCGCGTGACGGATGAGAAAACCATGCGCACCGTCGCCTCCGTGCTGACCGGCAAGGTCAACAAAACCATCGTGGCAGCCATAAAGAGGCACGGCGCAAAAGCGGCGGGAATTGCCGGAACCGATTCCTCAACGCTCATCGCCTCCAAGGCGGACGTCCACGCCATAGCGCGGGCAAACGAGGTCAAAATCGCCCCGGACGCCGACCTCGGAATGGTGGGGGAGATAAGCAGGGTCAACACAAAACTGTTGCGCCTTTACGAGCGGGACGGCTGTGTTCCGGTGGTCGCCCCCGTGGGCACGGACGGGCGGGGGGGAGTTTACAACATCAACGCCGACCATGCGGCGGGCAAAGTCGCCTCCGCCCTCAAAGCGGAAAAACTCATCATGCTTACGGACGTAAGGGGCGTAATGGACGGGGACGGGAAACTGCTCTCATCCCTCACCTTCAAACAGGCGGAGCGGCTCATCAAAAACGGAATCATATCGGCGGGAATGCTTCCCAAGGCAAAGTGCTGCATGGACGCCGTTGAAGAGGGGGTGCGGAAGGCGCACATAGTGGACGGCCGCGCCGAGCACGCCATACTGCTTGAGATATTCACCGATGCGGGGGTCGGAACGGAGATAAAACAGTGA
- a CDS encoding aspartate aminotransferase family protein, producing MSDEVIRATDANCMNTYRRFRIAAARGEGAWLWDTGGKKYLDFTSGIAVSVLGHCHPALVGAIKEQARELIHTSNLFYTKPQARLAELLTRHSFADRVFFCNSGAEACEGAIKLSRKRAGEAGRSTTVVCAEGAFHGRTLGALGATSGEAYRRGFGPLPEGFVFVPYGDAAAAERAVREHGACAFMVEPIQGENGVVIPPKGYLSAMREVCSREGALLVLDEIQTGMGRTGKFLAHEHCGITPDIAAIAKGLGGGVPCGAVLATGEAGSYFTPGSHGSTFGGGPLASACAAAVIEEISGSSLAENAAVRGSQLLEGLGAVAGVREARGVGLMAGVEFSSDTAAKAAVDLCAEKGLLTILTAGNVMRLLPPLTVSGEQVNLAVSIIREAAGEVAGK from the coding sequence GTGAGCGATGAAGTGATACGCGCCACAGACGCGAACTGCATGAACACATACCGGCGTTTCCGTATTGCGGCGGCCAGGGGCGAGGGCGCATGGCTTTGGGACACCGGGGGCAAAAAGTATCTGGACTTTACTTCGGGCATTGCCGTCAGCGTCCTCGGCCACTGCCACCCTGCGCTTGTCGGCGCAATCAAAGAGCAGGCCAGGGAGTTGATTCACACCTCAAACCTTTTTTACACGAAGCCGCAAGCGCGTCTTGCGGAACTTCTCACCCGGCACAGTTTTGCGGACAGGGTCTTTTTCTGCAACAGCGGAGCGGAGGCGTGCGAGGGGGCAATCAAACTGTCGCGCAAACGCGCCGGAGAGGCGGGGCGTTCAACAACCGTGGTCTGCGCGGAGGGGGCTTTTCACGGGAGAACTCTGGGCGCTCTCGGCGCGACAAGCGGGGAGGCATACCGCCGGGGCTTTGGCCCGCTTCCCGAAGGGTTTGTTTTTGTTCCCTACGGCGATGCGGCGGCGGCGGAGCGCGCCGTTCGGGAGCACGGGGCGTGCGCGTTTATGGTTGAGCCCATACAGGGCGAGAACGGGGTGGTTATTCCGCCGAAGGGGTATCTTTCCGCCATGCGCGAAGTATGCTCGCGGGAGGGGGCGCTGCTTGTGCTTGATGAAATTCAGACCGGGATGGGCAGAACCGGAAAGTTCCTCGCCCATGAGCATTGCGGCATAACGCCGGACATTGCCGCGATTGCAAAGGGGCTTGGCGGGGGCGTGCCGTGCGGCGCCGTTCTTGCAACCGGGGAGGCCGGCTCGTATTTCACGCCCGGCTCCCACGGGAGCACTTTCGGCGGCGGGCCGCTTGCGAGCGCGTGCGCGGCGGCGGTTATTGAGGAGATATCGGGCTCTTCGCTGGCGGAGAACGCCGCAGTCAGGGGAAGTCAGCTTCTGGAGGGGCTCGGCGCCGTTGCGGGCGTGCGGGAGGCGCGGGGAGTGGGGCTTATGGCGGGCGTTGAGTTTTCCTCGGACACGGCGGCGAAGGCGGCGGTTGACCTGTGCGCCGAAAAGGGATTGCTTACCATACTTACCGCCGGAAACGTTATGAGGCTGCTTCCGCCGCTCACGGTTTCCGGGGAGCAGGTAAACTTGGCCGTCTCAATTATAAGAGAGGCGGCCGGGGAGGTTGCAGGCAAGTGA
- the argF gene encoding ornithine carbamoyltransferase, translating into MSENFLSIFDVSKGDVERMMARSAEHREMSAAGGIGKSLEGKAVGIFFEKPSTRTRVSFEAAAALLGAHPVLMDSASMQTNRGETLEDTAKVLSSYLDIIVMRTHGQERLEEFAEHSAVPVINALSDLEHPTQALADMFTIASHDIDLSDFKLAYIGDGNNVANSLVGLSSVMGFDIAVASPPGREPDRAVLNRSGMSNGRAAHITITDDPAEAVRDADVVYTDVWVSMGREGGAELRKLFEPYQVNADLLSAAPADAIVMHCLPAHRGEEITDEVMRSERCVAFEQAKNKLHTAKSVLEFFLRWKEG; encoded by the coding sequence GTGAGTGAAAACTTTCTGAGCATATTTGACGTTTCCAAAGGCGATGTTGAGCGCATGATGGCACGCTCTGCGGAGCACAGGGAGATGAGCGCGGCGGGGGGGATAGGCAAGTCTCTTGAGGGGAAGGCCGTGGGGATTTTCTTTGAAAAGCCGTCCACGCGCACAAGGGTTTCCTTTGAGGCCGCCGCCGCCCTGCTGGGCGCGCATCCGGTTTTAATGGATTCCGCGAGCATGCAGACAAACAGGGGCGAGACCCTTGAAGACACGGCAAAAGTGCTTTCCTCATACCTTGACATTATCGTCATGAGAACACACGGGCAGGAGCGTCTTGAGGAGTTTGCCGAGCACTCGGCGGTTCCCGTGATAAACGCCCTGAGCGATCTGGAGCATCCCACTCAGGCCCTTGCGGACATGTTCACCATCGCGTCCCACGACATAGATTTGAGCGACTTCAAACTCGCCTACATAGGAGACGGCAACAATGTGGCGAACTCCCTCGTGGGGCTTTCATCGGTCATGGGTTTTGACATTGCCGTCGCCTCGCCTCCGGGCAGAGAGCCCGACCGCGCCGTCCTCAACAGGAGCGGCATGAGCAACGGCAGGGCGGCGCACATAACGATAACGGACGACCCGGCGGAGGCGGTGAGGGACGCGGATGTTGTTTACACCGATGTGTGGGTAAGCATGGGGCGGGAAGGGGGCGCGGAGTTGAGGAAACTGTTTGAGCCCTATCAGGTCAACGCCGACCTGCTGTCCGCCGCTCCGGCGGACGCGATAGTTATGCACTGCCTTCCCGCCCACAGGGGGGAGGAAATCACGGACGAGGTTATGCGGAGTGAAAGATGCGTCGCCTTTGAGCAGGCGAAAAACAAGCTGCACACCGCAAAATCGGTTTTGGAGTTTTTCCTCAGGTGGAAGGAAGGCTGA